The Salvelinus namaycush isolate Seneca chromosome 16, SaNama_1.0, whole genome shotgun sequence genome has a segment encoding these proteins:
- the LOC120061090 gene encoding ceramide-1-phosphate transfer protein-like, giving the protein MADSVAVEDPKFTLQEVLDTFKSCLSENKEVFLEHYVAGWLGLVRFMNSLGSVFSFIAKDAVNKIQILINHLNGENGAHYVTVQSMVKYELDNQLVDLTKRGSFPESGCRTLLRLHRALRWLELFLERLRTSTEESKTSVMCSEAYNESLSQHHAWIIRKAAGTAFWALPGRATFFDVMNVGTPEQVVAMLGDALPLISEVYQVTEDLYAQNNILDLP; this is encoded by the exons ATGGCCGATTCTGTAGCAGTAGAGGACCCGAAATTCACTTTACAAGAGGTTCTTGACACTTTTAAGTCATGCCTATCTGAAAACAAAGAAGTATTCCTCGAACATTATGTAGCAGGGTGGCTTGGTCTTGTAAG ATTCATGAACAGCCTGGGGAGTGTGTTCTCCTTCATCGCCAAGGATGCTGTCAACAAGATCCAAATCCTGATCAACCATCTGAACGGTGAGAATGGGGCCCACTACGTCACCGTCCAGTCTATGGTCAAATACGAACTGGACAACCAACTGGTGGACCTGACTAAGAGAGGCAGCTTCCCCGAGTCCGGCTGCCGCACCCTTCTGAGGCTGCACCGTGCACTGCGCTGGCTGGAGCTCTTTCTTGAACGTCTACGCACCAGCACTGAGGAAAGCAAGACCTCCGTCATGTGCTCTGAGGCCTATAATGAGTCCCTCTCCCAACACCATGCATGGATCATCCGCAAGGCTGCCGGTACAGCTTTCTGGGCTCTCCCAGGGCGTGCTACGTTCTTTGATGTGATGAATGTAGGTACCCCAGAGCAGGTAGTGGCCATGCTAGGGGATGCCCTGCCGCTCATCTCTGAGGTGTACCAAGTGACAGAGGACCTCTATGCCCAGAACAATATACTGGACTTGCCCTAG